The following coding sequences lie in one Natrarchaeobius halalkaliphilus genomic window:
- the meaB gene encoding methylmalonyl Co-A mutase-associated GTPase MeaB yields the protein MSPDDDSLIAELLAGKHRALARVISKIEDRSPGYRDLVSALYEHTGGADVIGITGSPGAGKSTLVDKLAQRYRDRDETVGIIAIDPSSPFTGGAVLGDRIRMASAVGDMDVFVRSMSARGTLGGLSTATMDAVTAMDAFGKDKIIVETVGAGQNEIDVVRAAETVAVLVPPGSGDSIQTLKAGILEIADVFVVNKADRDGADRTVQELREMIELESGHGFETAGHHGSNSTRNRHGTVLDEGRGGADDGDRDASQQRWRPPIVETVATTGEGVDSFIGELGAHREFLERSGEGVEKARKRHAEEIRTLLREDLNATLETELDRSGGVETLAETVRRGETDPYTVADEVLAPVTDCLEELDADESDCE from the coding sequence ATGAGTCCCGACGACGACTCGCTGATCGCGGAGCTACTGGCGGGCAAACACCGCGCTCTGGCCCGCGTCATCTCGAAGATCGAGGACCGCTCGCCGGGGTACAGAGACCTCGTCTCCGCCCTCTACGAGCACACCGGCGGGGCCGACGTGATCGGAATCACGGGAAGCCCCGGTGCGGGAAAATCCACGCTCGTCGACAAGCTCGCACAACGCTATCGCGACCGGGACGAGACGGTCGGCATCATCGCGATCGATCCGTCCTCACCGTTTACCGGCGGTGCCGTACTCGGAGATCGCATCCGAATGGCCTCAGCCGTCGGAGACATGGACGTCTTCGTGCGCTCGATGAGCGCGCGCGGAACTCTGGGCGGGCTTTCGACCGCCACGATGGACGCCGTCACCGCCATGGACGCCTTCGGGAAGGACAAGATCATCGTCGAGACCGTCGGTGCGGGCCAGAACGAGATCGACGTCGTCAGGGCAGCCGAGACCGTTGCAGTCCTCGTCCCGCCGGGATCTGGCGATTCGATTCAGACGCTCAAAGCAGGAATCCTCGAGATCGCGGACGTCTTCGTCGTCAACAAGGCCGATCGCGACGGAGCCGATCGAACCGTCCAGGAGCTTCGGGAGATGATCGAACTCGAGTCGGGACACGGGTTCGAAACCGCAGGTCATCACGGTTCGAACTCGACGAGAAACCGTCACGGGACAGTGCTCGACGAGGGTCGCGGTGGCGCAGACGACGGCGACCGGGACGCGAGCCAGCAACGGTGGCGGCCGCCGATCGTCGAAACCGTCGCCACCACGGGCGAGGGCGTCGACTCGTTCATCGGGGAACTCGGCGCTCATCGAGAGTTCCTCGAGCGCTCCGGCGAGGGCGTCGAGAAGGCACGCAAGCGACACGCCGAAGAGATTCGAACGCTGCTTCGAGAGGACCTCAACGCCACCCTCGAGACCGAACTCGATCGGTCTGGAGGCGTCGAGACTCTCGCGGAGACAGTACGGCGCGGCGAGACCGATCCCTACACCGTCGCAGATGAGGTACTGGCACCCGTCACGGACTGTCTCGAGGAACTCGACGCGGACGAGAGCGACTGCGAGTAG
- a CDS encoding MarR family transcriptional regulator yields the protein MSASETVRREADQRGTWEDVRDLPPSAKLVAKVLEYNDTMTQQQIADETLLPSRTVRYALNRLDEENVIDSRFSFSDARKRLYSLDIDS from the coding sequence ATGAGTGCATCAGAGACGGTTCGGCGGGAGGCCGACCAACGAGGAACGTGGGAGGACGTGCGGGATCTACCACCGAGTGCGAAACTCGTCGCGAAGGTACTCGAGTACAACGATACGATGACCCAACAGCAGATCGCAGACGAGACGCTGCTCCCCTCTCGAACCGTTCGATACGCGCTGAATCGCCTCGACGAGGAGAACGTTATCGACTCGCGATTTTCGTTCTCGGACGCTCGCAAGCGGCTGTACAGCCTGGACATCGACTCGTAG
- a CDS encoding cobalamin B12-binding domain-containing protein, translating into MVSTQEGRSIRCLVSKVGLDGHDRGAHVIARAFRDAGFEVIYSGLHKAPEEIVQAAVQEDVDVLGISILSGAHDTLVPKIMDGLAEYDAKDDTLVLVGGVIPDEDRQELRDAGVAAIFGPGTSIEETIEFVRENAPER; encoded by the coding sequence ATGGTCAGTACGCAGGAGGGACGATCGATCAGGTGTCTCGTCTCGAAAGTGGGGCTCGACGGTCACGACCGCGGCGCACACGTCATCGCTCGAGCCTTCCGGGACGCCGGCTTCGAAGTCATTTACTCCGGTCTGCACAAGGCACCCGAGGAGATCGTTCAGGCGGCGGTCCAGGAGGACGTCGACGTGCTCGGAATCTCTATTCTTTCTGGTGCCCACGACACGCTCGTCCCGAAGATCATGGACGGGTTAGCGGAGTACGACGCCAAAGACGACACTCTCGTCCTCGTCGGCGGGGTCATCCCCGACGAGGACCGCCAGGAACTCAGGGACGCCGGCGTCGCGGCGATCTTCGGTCCAGGGACGTCGATCGAGGAGACGATCGAGTTCGTCCGCGAGAACGCACCCGAACGATGA
- the rad50 gene encoding DNA double-strand break repair ATPase Rad50 → MKVDRIRLRNFKCYGEADLDLDRGVTVVHGVNGSGKSTLLEAVFFALYGSKALDNRTLDDVITTGADDAEVELEFTHDGRAFHVERHLTLRGDRASTTKCVLETGTETIEGARDVRAEITTLLRMDADAFVNCAYVRQGEVNKLIHASPGERQDMIDDLLQLGALEEYRERASDARLGVKTVLDGQREVIEDVHGQVETKEEKDLHERLNGLESKTAELGEQIGNYESQREHAQRTLETAEDVLDRHEETRAEIETLGDEIETLRSKISETERDRDDAKDEIRSLESRREELEEERSALLADSDLEDGADIEAIESHIDDREKRDDELRDELEEVHVSITETNGNADRLREEAADLESRASDAREEIADLESRLEADEETITEREEKLADLDGEIESARATFDDAEVAFGETESYLESLRDDRDELVSEINDVTAEIKTVENAIEEGTALLEAGKCPECGQPVEDSPHVNVLDDKRDDLETLEERLESLENDRDELDERIERADARRESERRLERLEENRENASQLLAEKREAVQERREQREQLRENVETYEREVAEKREKAEELTDEVETLQAEIGEINSERGEISTRLETLERLTEIRDERAERLNEIETLRERRSDWRTLNDERREQLSDKRDRKEELEAEFDEERVATAREDRESAREYLEKVDEKLTELRERRDEVQNAIGAVENELDELDRLRERLERLRERCDRLESLYEEAETLQTTYGDLRAELRQRNVETLERLLNETFDLVYQNDSYASIDLDGEYRLTVYQKDGEPLEPEQLSGGERALFNLSLRCAIYRLLAEGVEGNAPMPPLILDEPTVFLDSGHVTQLVSLVESMRNLGVEQILVVSHDEELVGAADSIVRVEKDATSNRSRLERRSPPETSLLTSET, encoded by the coding sequence GTGAAAGTCGACCGGATTCGGCTCCGAAACTTCAAGTGCTACGGCGAGGCCGACCTCGATCTGGATCGCGGCGTCACGGTCGTCCACGGCGTCAACGGCAGCGGGAAATCGACGCTGCTCGAGGCCGTCTTCTTCGCGCTGTACGGCTCGAAAGCACTCGACAATCGGACCCTCGACGACGTCATCACGACCGGCGCGGACGACGCCGAAGTCGAACTCGAGTTCACCCACGACGGACGGGCGTTCCACGTCGAGCGCCACCTCACGCTGCGCGGCGATCGAGCCTCGACCACGAAGTGCGTCCTCGAGACGGGGACGGAGACGATCGAGGGCGCTCGCGACGTGCGCGCCGAGATAACGACGTTGCTGCGGATGGACGCCGACGCGTTCGTCAACTGCGCGTACGTCCGCCAGGGCGAGGTGAACAAGCTTATTCACGCCTCGCCGGGCGAGCGCCAGGACATGATCGACGACCTCCTCCAGCTGGGCGCGCTCGAGGAGTACCGCGAGCGGGCGAGCGACGCGAGACTCGGCGTAAAGACGGTACTCGACGGACAGCGTGAGGTGATCGAGGACGTCCACGGACAGGTCGAGACCAAGGAGGAAAAAGACCTTCACGAGCGCCTCAACGGTCTCGAATCCAAAACAGCCGAACTCGGAGAGCAGATCGGTAACTACGAGTCCCAGCGCGAGCACGCACAGCGAACGCTCGAAACCGCTGAAGACGTTCTCGACCGTCACGAGGAGACGAGAGCGGAGATCGAGACCCTCGGTGACGAAATCGAGACGCTCCGATCGAAGATTTCGGAGACCGAACGCGACCGAGACGACGCGAAAGACGAGATCCGCTCCCTCGAAAGCCGACGGGAAGAACTCGAGGAGGAACGATCAGCGCTGCTTGCCGACTCCGATCTCGAGGACGGAGCCGACATCGAAGCGATCGAGTCACACATCGACGACAGAGAAAAGCGAGACGACGAGCTTCGGGACGAACTAGAGGAGGTTCACGTCTCGATCACGGAGACGAACGGGAACGCGGATCGGCTCCGGGAGGAAGCCGCCGATCTCGAATCCCGCGCGAGTGACGCCCGCGAGGAGATCGCTGACCTCGAGTCGAGACTCGAAGCGGACGAAGAAACGATCACCGAACGCGAGGAGAAACTGGCGGATCTCGACGGCGAGATCGAATCGGCGCGGGCGACGTTCGACGACGCCGAGGTCGCCTTTGGCGAGACCGAATCGTACCTCGAATCACTTCGGGACGACCGCGACGAGCTGGTCTCCGAGATCAACGACGTGACCGCGGAGATCAAGACGGTCGAAAACGCGATCGAGGAGGGGACTGCGCTCCTCGAGGCGGGAAAATGCCCCGAGTGCGGTCAACCGGTCGAAGACTCCCCCCACGTCAACGTTCTAGACGACAAGCGCGACGACCTCGAAACTCTCGAGGAGCGTCTCGAATCCCTCGAAAACGATCGCGACGAACTCGACGAGCGGATCGAACGTGCCGACGCGCGACGGGAGAGCGAACGACGGCTCGAGCGACTCGAGGAAAACCGAGAGAACGCCTCACAGCTACTCGCGGAGAAACGCGAGGCGGTTCAAGAGCGACGCGAGCAACGCGAGCAACTGCGTGAAAACGTCGAGACGTACGAACGGGAGGTGGCGGAAAAACGCGAGAAAGCCGAGGAACTGACTGACGAAGTCGAGACGCTGCAGGCCGAAATCGGAGAGATCAACTCCGAACGCGGGGAGATTTCGACTCGTCTGGAAACGCTCGAGCGGTTGACGGAGATCCGGGACGAACGCGCGGAACGTCTGAACGAGATCGAAACGCTGCGCGAGCGTCGCAGCGACTGGCGGACGCTGAACGACGAGCGTCGCGAGCAACTCTCGGACAAGCGCGATCGAAAGGAAGAACTCGAAGCGGAGTTCGACGAGGAACGAGTAGCGACCGCTCGAGAGGACAGAGAGAGCGCCCGAGAGTATCTCGAGAAGGTCGACGAGAAGCTGACGGAGCTGCGCGAGAGGCGCGACGAAGTCCAGAACGCCATCGGGGCCGTCGAGAACGAACTCGACGAACTGGATCGTCTCCGCGAGCGTCTCGAACGCCTCCGCGAGCGCTGTGATCGCCTCGAGTCGCTGTACGAAGAGGCCGAGACGTTACAGACGACTTACGGTGACCTTCGTGCGGAGCTTCGACAGCGAAACGTCGAAACCCTCGAGCGGTTGCTCAACGAGACGTTCGATCTGGTGTACCAGAACGACTCGTACGCGTCGATCGATCTCGATGGAGAGTACCGGCTGACCGTCTATCAGAAAGACGGCGAGCCGCTCGAGCCCGAACAGCTCTCGGGTGGGGAACGAGCGTTGTTCAACCTCAGTCTCCGGTGTGCGATCTACCGACTTCTCGCGGAGGGCGTCGAGGGGAACGCGCCGATGCCGCCGTTGATTCTCGACGAACCGACCGTCTTTCTCGACTCCGGGCACGTCACCCAGCTCGTCTCGCTCGTCGAATCTATGCGGAATCTGGGCGTCGAACAGATCCTCGTCGTCAGCCACGACGAGGAACTCGTCGGCGCGGCCGACTCGATCGTTCGCGTCGAAAAAGACGCGACCTCGAATCGCTCCCGTCTCGAGCGACGGTCGCCGCCGGAAACGTCGCTTCTCACGTCTGAGACGTAG
- the mre11 gene encoding DNA double-strand break repair protein Mre11 produces MTRVIHTGDTHIGYQQYNAPERRRDFLEAFRSVIEDAVTADVDAVVHAGDLFHDRRPGLIDLQGTVEVLRTLADAEIPFLAVVGNHEGKRDAQWLDLFADLGLAVRLGGEPEVVDDVAFYGLDFVPRSRRDDLEYDFGPVPDDADHAALVSHGLFEPFAHADWDTERLLSESTVEFDAVLLGDNHKPDTAEVLDTWVTYCGSTERASASERDDRGYNLVSFESEVAISRRGLTSTREFVFVDVSLEDDEGVDRVQESVRQHDLEDAVVIVTIEGDGRPIAPAAIEELAVDRGALVARVNDRRELPDEEEAVSVSFADPDDAVRDRVRELGFSDAALEIDRTVRDGDLPDSTVRESVERRVRELLEDDHDAFEPTSERDPETITTVADRRGNGGDETDGGAIESAAVEDETDSTDGVDESDTDSTDEIDGSDTNDTDERIERADRTDESDSTESDEQADASLGDFA; encoded by the coding sequence ATGACACGGGTGATACACACGGGCGACACCCACATCGGGTATCAACAGTACAACGCGCCCGAGCGACGACGGGACTTCCTCGAGGCGTTCCGGAGCGTCATCGAGGACGCCGTTACCGCGGACGTCGACGCCGTGGTCCACGCCGGCGACCTCTTTCACGACCGTCGACCGGGACTGATCGACCTCCAGGGAACCGTCGAGGTCCTGCGGACGCTCGCCGACGCCGAGATTCCGTTTTTGGCCGTCGTGGGAAATCACGAAGGGAAACGCGACGCCCAGTGGCTCGACCTCTTCGCGGATCTCGGGCTCGCCGTCCGCCTCGGTGGCGAACCGGAGGTCGTCGACGACGTCGCTTTCTACGGTCTCGATTTCGTTCCTCGTTCGCGACGCGACGACCTCGAGTACGACTTCGGGCCGGTTCCCGACGACGCCGACCACGCGGCGCTCGTGAGCCACGGCCTCTTCGAGCCGTTCGCCCACGCCGACTGGGATACCGAACGGCTGCTCTCGGAGTCGACCGTCGAGTTCGACGCCGTCTTGCTGGGGGACAACCACAAACCCGATACCGCCGAGGTGCTCGACACCTGGGTCACCTACTGCGGGTCGACCGAACGCGCGAGCGCGAGCGAGCGCGATGACCGGGGCTACAATCTCGTGAGCTTCGAGAGCGAGGTCGCGATCAGCCGGCGCGGTCTCACCTCGACGCGCGAGTTCGTCTTCGTCGACGTCTCCCTCGAGGACGACGAGGGAGTGGATCGCGTCCAAGAGAGCGTCCGTCAACACGACCTCGAGGACGCGGTCGTAATCGTCACGATCGAGGGAGACGGAAGGCCAATCGCGCCGGCAGCGATCGAAGAACTCGCCGTCGACCGCGGTGCCCTCGTCGCTCGGGTCAACGATCGTCGCGAGCTACCCGACGAAGAGGAGGCGGTCTCGGTGAGTTTCGCGGACCCCGACGACGCCGTTCGTGATCGCGTCCGCGAACTCGGATTCAGCGACGCCGCACTCGAGATCGACCGGACCGTCCGAGACGGCGATCTGCCCGATTCGACCGTCCGTGAGAGCGTCGAACGGCGGGTTCGGGAGCTGCTCGAGGACGACCACGACGCCTTCGAACCGACATCCGAGCGCGACCCGGAGACGATAACGACGGTCGCAGACCGCCGTGGAAACGGTGGTGATGAGACGGATGGGGGTGCCATCGAGTCGGCGGCCGTCGAGGACGAGACCGACTCCACCGACGGAGTCGACGAATCCGATACTGACTCCACCGACGAGATCGACGGGTCCGACACGAACGACACCGACGAGCGGATTGAGAGAGCCGATCGAACCGATGAATCCGACTCGACGGAGTCGGACGAACAGGCCGATGCGTCACTGGGTGATTTCGCGTGA
- a CDS encoding HD domain-containing protein — protein MGVEIKENRVPDVEFEEMKGFVFEYLSASVEKEEEGGRMRWYPWHSAEYRHNHILNVVDLAEEIANKEGADVDVTRVAALFHDVAKLETDQELHAEAGARIAREYLESRSEYPESFIHQVCRAIEHHSYRGDLEDLSLETQSLIEADLLDKIGANGTALMLLRMGYEARTHMDADEMVERVLDRGYDAASRVESDTAESIAHQRLKRVKWFQEWLEDEIAGMG, from the coding sequence GTGGGCGTCGAAATAAAAGAGAACAGGGTACCCGACGTCGAGTTCGAGGAGATGAAAGGGTTCGTCTTCGAGTACCTCTCGGCCAGCGTGGAAAAAGAAGAGGAGGGTGGGCGAATGCGGTGGTATCCGTGGCACTCCGCTGAGTACCGCCACAACCACATCCTGAACGTGGTCGATCTCGCTGAAGAGATCGCCAACAAGGAGGGCGCAGACGTCGATGTGACTCGCGTCGCTGCGCTCTTTCACGACGTCGCGAAACTCGAGACCGACCAGGAACTTCACGCCGAAGCTGGCGCTCGGATCGCCCGCGAGTATCTCGAATCGCGCTCGGAGTATCCCGAATCGTTCATTCATCAGGTGTGTCGCGCGATCGAACACCACTCTTACCGGGGGGATCTGGAGGACCTGTCGCTCGAGACGCAGTCTCTCATCGAGGCGGATCTCCTCGACAAGATCGGTGCGAACGGAACGGCGCTGATGCTGTTGCGCATGGGGTACGAAGCCCGAACGCACATGGACGCAGACGAGATGGTCGAGCGCGTTCTCGATCGTGGCTACGACGCCGCCTCGCGCGTCGAAAGCGACACTGCAGAGAGCATCGCTCACCAGCGCCTCAAACGCGTTAAATGGTTTCAGGAGTGGCTCGAGGACGAAATCGCCGGCATGGGCTGA
- a CDS encoding alpha/beta fold hydrolase, with translation MNARTVLGVAAGIVGGAALSNRLLANRAGGLESRLPGVERNYRWRGIDIEYTVAGEPTDPDMLLLHGIHAGASSDEFEPVFERLADQYHVIAVDLPGFARSERPPLVYSPTLYADFVRDFASDVTDEPIVVASSLTGSFAVDAADETTFDSLVLICPTDETRDERPRLRSLLRTPLVGTTLYNALASKPSIEYFYDRDGYYDSDRLETETIDYAWRSAHQPGARYAPASFVAGSLDPDFDLATKLASLETPTTLVWGRDAELVSLRDGRDLAEAADLELVVIDYATQLPHVEHPEKFAEYLSAELVHSDLESGRDE, from the coding sequence ATGAACGCGCGAACAGTCCTCGGTGTCGCCGCCGGAATCGTCGGTGGCGCGGCCCTCAGTAACCGATTGCTCGCGAACCGCGCCGGCGGTCTCGAGAGTCGACTGCCGGGTGTCGAGCGGAACTATCGGTGGCGGGGCATCGATATCGAGTACACCGTCGCCGGCGAACCCACCGATCCGGACATGCTGTTGCTCCACGGAATCCACGCGGGGGCCAGCAGCGACGAGTTCGAACCGGTGTTCGAGCGGCTGGCAGATCAGTACCACGTCATCGCCGTGGATCTCCCCGGGTTTGCACGATCCGAACGGCCGCCGCTGGTGTACTCACCGACGCTGTACGCCGACTTCGTTCGCGACTTCGCAAGCGACGTGACCGATGAACCGATCGTGGTCGCCTCCTCACTCACCGGCTCGTTCGCCGTCGACGCGGCCGACGAAACGACGTTCGACTCGCTCGTGTTGATCTGTCCGACCGACGAAACCCGTGACGAACGGCCGCGGCTTCGGTCGCTCCTGCGAACGCCGCTCGTCGGAACGACGCTCTACAACGCACTCGCCAGCAAACCCTCGATAGAATACTTCTACGATCGCGACGGCTACTACGACAGCGACCGACTCGAGACGGAGACGATCGATTACGCCTGGCGCAGTGCCCACCAGCCCGGCGCTCGGTACGCTCCCGCCTCCTTCGTCGCCGGCTCACTCGACCCCGATTTCGATCTCGCGACGAAGCTCGCCTCCCTCGAGACGCCGACGACGCTGGTCTGGGGCCGAGACGCCGAACTCGTTTCGCTTCGAGACGGTCGCGATCTCGCGGAGGCCGCCGACCTCGAACTGGTCGTCATCGACTACGCGACGCAGTTGCCACACGTCGAACATCCCGAGAAATTCGCCGAGTACCTCTCCGCAGAACTCGTTCACAGCGATCTCGAGTCCGGCCGGGACGAGTAG
- a CDS encoding Zn-ribbon domain-containing OB-fold protein — protein sequence MSDSGESEGVQDAGFDDWVDAAEEGTAYYLECPDGHGSLPPRRVCPECGLTDLERVDVPETGTVETYTVTHVPTPAFEDDAPYATAIADFGPVRITGQVVGTDPDVVEDGLEVELEITVSQTTGERVIGFDPLVR from the coding sequence GTGAGCGACAGCGGCGAGTCAGAGGGCGTCCAGGACGCCGGCTTCGACGACTGGGTCGACGCCGCAGAGGAGGGGACGGCGTACTATCTCGAGTGTCCTGACGGACACGGGTCCTTGCCACCGCGGCGGGTCTGTCCCGAGTGCGGCCTGACGGACCTAGAGCGCGTCGACGTGCCCGAAACCGGAACGGTCGAGACGTACACCGTCACGCACGTTCCGACGCCCGCCTTCGAGGACGACGCACCCTACGCGACGGCCATCGCGGATTTCGGTCCGGTCAGAATTACCGGCCAAGTCGTCGGTACGGATCCGGATGTCGTCGAGGACGGCCTCGAGGTCGAACTCGAGATCACCGTCTCGCAGACGACTGGCGAACGGGTAATCGGGTTCGATCCGCTGGTGCGGTGA
- a CDS encoding thiolase C-terminal domain-containing protein, translated as MSPVRVAGAGLTPFGNVPERTGRDLFAEASTIAFEDSGVEREDVEAVFYGNFMGELSEHQGHQGPLMAEAAGVRAPATRYESACASSGVAVRDAVFRIRNGEADVVLVGGTERMTNLGTAGATEALAIAADDLWEVRAGMTFPGAYALMAQAYFAEYGGDREGLAHVAVKNHENALPNEKAQYRSEITVEDVLEAPQVSSPLGLYDSCPISDGAAALVLTSEAYAEEHGLEAPVAITGTGQGGDRMALHDRDYLARSPAASEASEEAYADAGVDAGDVDVAEVHDCFTIAEVLAIEALGLESVGEGISAARDGRTTADGDTPVNLSGGLKAKGHPVGATGASQIAEIAALLAGTHPNSEFVEGATTGVAHNAGGTVASATVHVLEVIP; from the coding sequence ATGTCTCCCGTCCGTGTCGCAGGAGCGGGGCTGACTCCGTTCGGAAACGTTCCCGAACGGACTGGCCGAGACCTCTTTGCCGAGGCGAGTACGATTGCGTTCGAAGACAGCGGTGTCGAACGCGAGGACGTCGAAGCCGTCTTCTACGGGAATTTCATGGGCGAACTCTCCGAGCACCAGGGCCACCAGGGGCCGCTGATGGCCGAGGCAGCAGGCGTCCGAGCACCCGCAACCAGGTACGAATCCGCGTGCGCCTCGAGCGGCGTTGCGGTCAGAGACGCCGTCTTCCGGATTCGAAACGGCGAGGCCGACGTCGTCCTCGTCGGCGGTACCGAACGGATGACGAACCTCGGAACCGCTGGCGCGACCGAGGCGCTGGCCATCGCCGCCGACGACCTCTGGGAAGTCCGCGCAGGGATGACGTTTCCCGGGGCATACGCGCTGATGGCACAGGCTTACTTCGCGGAGTACGGCGGCGACCGCGAGGGACTGGCCCACGTCGCGGTCAAAAATCACGAGAACGCGCTGCCCAACGAGAAGGCACAGTACCGGAGCGAAATTACGGTAGAAGACGTCCTCGAGGCCCCGCAGGTGTCCTCGCCGCTCGGTCTCTACGATTCCTGTCCGATCTCCGACGGCGCGGCCGCACTCGTGTTGACGAGCGAGGCCTACGCCGAGGAACACGGCCTCGAGGCCCCGGTCGCGATCACGGGAACGGGACAGGGCGGCGACCGAATGGCCCTCCACGATCGCGACTATCTCGCGCGTTCGCCCGCAGCCAGCGAGGCGAGCGAGGAGGCGTACGCCGATGCCGGCGTCGACGCGGGCGACGTCGACGTTGCGGAGGTCCACGACTGCTTTACCATCGCGGAGGTCCTCGCGATCGAGGCGCTCGGTCTCGAGAGTGTCGGTGAGGGAATTTCGGCGGCTCGAGACGGGCGCACGACCGCGGACGGCGACACCCCGGTCAACCTCTCGGGAGGGTTGAAAGCGAAAGGACACCCCGTCGGTGCCACCGGCGCGTCTCAAATTGCCGAGATCGCGGCCCTTTTGGCCGGCACACACCCCAACAGCGAGTTCGTCGAGGGTGCGACCACCGGCGTGGCCCACAACGCAGGCGGAACGGTTGCCAGTGCGACCGTTCACGTACTGGAGGTGATCCCGTGA
- the pan1 gene encoding proteasome-activating nucleotidase Pan1: protein MSDTVDDVDLPYDEDETSQQEKIQALEDQLEILEAQNEEMRDKLLDANAENNKYQQKLERLTHENKKLKQSPLFVATIQEITDEGVIIKQHGNNQEALTEVTAEMREDLEPDARVAVNNSLSIVKSLSSETDVRARVMEVTESPDVSYEDIGGLEDQMQEVRETVEMPLENPGMFDDVGIEPPSGVLLYGPPGTGKTMLAKAVANQTDATFIKMAGSELVHKFIGEGAKLVRDLFKVAREHEPAVIFIDEIDAIAATRTESKTSGDAEVQRTMMQLLAEMDGFEERGEIRIIAATNRFDMLDRAILRPGRFDRLIEVPKPGKEGRELIFEIHTRGMNVSDDVEFTALAEEADVASGADIKAICTEAGMFAIRDDRTEIRMDDFRDAWEKIQADGDETDDVSKTFA from the coding sequence ATGAGTGACACTGTGGACGACGTCGACCTCCCGTACGACGAGGACGAGACGTCCCAACAGGAGAAGATCCAGGCGCTCGAGGACCAGCTGGAAATCCTCGAGGCCCAAAACGAGGAGATGAGAGACAAACTCCTCGACGCGAACGCTGAGAACAACAAATACCAGCAGAAGCTCGAACGGCTCACTCACGAGAACAAAAAGCTCAAGCAGTCGCCACTGTTCGTCGCCACGATCCAGGAGATTACGGACGAGGGCGTCATCATCAAACAGCACGGGAACAACCAGGAGGCGCTGACCGAGGTCACCGCGGAGATGCGCGAAGACCTCGAACCGGACGCTCGCGTGGCCGTCAACAACTCGCTGTCTATCGTCAAGTCTCTCTCGAGCGAGACCGACGTCCGCGCTCGCGTGATGGAAGTCACCGAAAGTCCCGACGTCAGCTACGAGGACATCGGCGGGCTCGAAGATCAGATGCAGGAGGTCCGCGAAACCGTCGAGATGCCCCTCGAAAACCCGGGCATGTTCGACGACGTCGGAATCGAGCCCCCGAGCGGCGTCTTGCTCTACGGGCCACCGGGAACCGGGAAGACGATGCTCGCAAAGGCCGTCGCCAACCAGACCGACGCGACCTTCATCAAGATGGCCGGCTCGGAGCTGGTCCACAAGTTCATCGGAGAGGGCGCAAAGCTCGTACGCGACCTGTTCAAGGTCGCTCGAGAACACGAGCCTGCGGTTATCTTCATCGACGAGATCGACGCCATCGCCGCCACGCGAACGGAATCGAAGACGTCAGGCGATGCCGAGGTCCAGCGGACGATGATGCAGTTGCTCGCAGAGATGGACGGCTTCGAAGAGCGGGGCGAGATCCGTATTATCGCCGCGACCAACCGCTTCGATATGCTCGATCGGGCGATCTTGCGTCCCGGTCGATTCGACCGCCTCATCGAGGTTCCCAAACCCGGCAAGGAGGGACGCGAACTCATCTTCGAGATTCACACGCGCGGGATGAACGTCTCGGACGACGTCGAATTCACGGCCCTCGCAGAGGAAGCCGACGTGGCCTCGGGAGCGGATATCAAGGCTATCTGTACCGAAGCCGGCATGTTCGCGATCAGGGACGATCGCACCGAGATCAGGATGGACGACTTCCGCGACGCCTGGGAGAAGATCCAGGCCGATGGCGACGAGACTGACGACGTCTCCAAAACGTTCGCCTGA